One genomic segment of Brevibacillus laterosporus LMG 15441 includes these proteins:
- the amaP gene encoding alkaline shock response membrane anchor protein AmaP — MNLFDRFILTIYSIALTAGSIIAIGVITRLIQPYYVEAVLRELYNADMINIPYLIVAVIFLVISVRFIFSAFPQRRVREEKGIYQRNENGMVNISFATIKAIAERAGRKVRGVRDLTTTIRSMENGNAIILKITVDGESPIPEMTQTLQTEVKQQVESIAGVDIAEVTVVVTEVVSKENNVAVRNRKLD; from the coding sequence ATGAATCTTTTTGACCGGTTTATCCTAACAATTTACAGTATTGCGCTCACAGCAGGCTCAATTATTGCGATTGGTGTCATTACTCGTCTAATTCAGCCGTACTATGTAGAAGCGGTGCTTCGTGAATTGTATAATGCCGATATGATTAACATTCCCTATCTAATTGTAGCTGTCATCTTCTTGGTGATTAGCGTTCGGTTTATTTTCAGTGCGTTTCCACAGCGAAGGGTACGAGAAGAAAAAGGGATTTATCAACGCAATGAGAATGGAATGGTAAATATCAGCTTTGCAACAATCAAAGCGATTGCAGAACGCGCAGGGCGAAAGGTTCGTGGGGTTCGCGATCTTACCACCACAATTCGCTCCATGGAAAACGGGAATGCGATCATTTTGAAAATCACTGTAGATGGTGAGTCCCCAATTCCTGAAATGACGCAAACGTTGCAAACCGAAGTAAAACAGCAAGTGGAAAGCATCGCTGGCGTTGACATCGCAGAGGTGACTGTTGTGGTAACGGAAGTCGTCTCAAAGGAAAATAATGTCGCCGTTCGAAACAGAAAGTTGGATTAG
- the spoIIIAC gene encoding stage III sporulation protein AC, which translates to MGFDLTPVFQIAGVGFIVAIIQTVLKASGKEDIAQWATLVGFIIVLFMVAHYLGDLFTEVKRVFLFN; encoded by the coding sequence GTGGGCTTTGATTTGACTCCAGTGTTTCAAATTGCCGGCGTTGGGTTTATCGTTGCGATAATTCAAACGGTGCTAAAAGCCTCAGGAAAGGAAGACATTGCTCAATGGGCGACGTTGGTCGGATTTATCATTGTGTTGTTTATGGTAGCGCATTATCTAGGTGATTTATTTACCGAGGTCAAACGAGTCTTCCTTTTTAATTAG
- the spoIIIAE gene encoding stage III sporulation protein AE: MAHRCTLLLLFLLLFFANGAIAASSNPENFSPVEKMVKQQTEHLNLQQIETFWKKTLDQYEGYLPDLKQKGFMQLLMEDGGLSPSGMLKGILKFFFHEILMNGKLLSSIIIITVFAMLLESMQNAFEKNTVSVVAYAIAYLVLMVLAMNSFHVAITYAKDAIQGMSDFMLAMIPLVLALLASMGNMASAAMFHPIIVFMINISGFLISTIIFPLLFLSAMLSIVSLFSERYKVTQLAILLRNVAMGVMGSFLTIFLAILSIQGATTAMADGVTIRTAKYITGNFVPVVGRMFTDAADTVVSASVLVKNAVGLAGVIILLLLCAFPAMKILILALIYNFSSAILQPLGNSPIIKALGTIGKSLLYVFAALATVGLMFFLAITIIIAAGNISLMVR; encoded by the coding sequence ATGGCGCACAGATGTACCCTCTTGCTCCTGTTTCTTCTGCTATTCTTTGCAAATGGTGCCATCGCAGCATCATCAAATCCCGAGAATTTTTCGCCAGTAGAAAAAATGGTCAAGCAGCAGACGGAGCATTTAAATCTACAACAAATTGAGACCTTTTGGAAAAAGACATTGGACCAGTATGAAGGGTACCTGCCAGATCTGAAACAAAAAGGCTTCATGCAATTGCTGATGGAGGATGGCGGTTTGTCACCATCAGGGATGCTTAAAGGTATTTTAAAATTCTTCTTTCATGAAATTCTGATGAATGGGAAGCTACTCAGCTCGATCATCATCATTACGGTATTCGCGATGCTACTAGAATCCATGCAAAATGCTTTTGAAAAAAATACAGTATCCGTCGTAGCTTACGCTATTGCTTATCTGGTTCTGATGGTGCTTGCGATGAATAGCTTTCATGTGGCGATTACCTATGCCAAGGATGCCATTCAAGGGATGTCAGACTTTATGCTTGCCATGATACCGCTTGTACTTGCCTTGCTTGCTTCCATGGGTAACATGGCCTCAGCAGCTATGTTCCATCCTATTATTGTCTTCATGATCAATATAAGCGGGTTTCTCATTTCCACGATCATTTTTCCGCTTTTATTTCTCTCAGCCATGCTGTCTATTGTGAGTCTATTTTCAGAAAGATATAAAGTAACACAGCTCGCGATCTTGCTTCGAAATGTAGCCATGGGAGTGATGGGTTCCTTTTTAACAATCTTTCTTGCCATCTTGAGCATTCAGGGAGCTACCACAGCAATGGCAGATGGGGTCACGATTCGCACAGCAAAGTATATCACAGGTAATTTTGTACCTGTGGTTGGGCGAATGTTCACGGATGCAGCAGATACCGTCGTAAGTGCTTCTGTTCTTGTTAAAAATGCAGTGGGACTGGCTGGTGTGATCATTCTGCTCCTCTTATGTGCTTTTCCAGCTATGAAAATTCTGATATTGGCCCTTATCTATAATTTTTCCTCAGCGATACTGCAACCGTTGGGAAATAGCCCGATTATCAAAGCACTAGGTACTATCGGTAAAAGTCTGCTGTATGTTTTTGCAGCCCTAGCAACAGTTGGATTGATGTTCTTTTTAGCCATTACCATCATTATTGCAGCTGGAAACATATCCTTGATGGTTCGGTAG
- a CDS encoding Asp23/Gls24 family envelope stress response protein yields MEFIDAEETKSELGKIQIAPEVLEVIAGMASAEVEGVAHMSGGLVGDFVEKLGKKNAARGVRVEVGSKEAAVDVSIIVKYGHRIPEVARNIQDSVRNAIEAMTGLSVVEVNVHIIDVELKSEEKVQPAATPPATQTEEYQRVR; encoded by the coding sequence GTGGAATTCATAGATGCAGAAGAGACAAAATCAGAGCTTGGAAAAATCCAGATCGCTCCCGAAGTCTTGGAAGTTATTGCTGGTATGGCATCTGCTGAAGTTGAGGGAGTTGCCCATATGAGCGGTGGATTGGTTGGAGATTTCGTTGAAAAGTTAGGGAAAAAAAACGCAGCCCGAGGAGTTCGTGTAGAAGTAGGCTCCAAAGAAGCAGCAGTTGACGTTTCCATTATCGTAAAATACGGCCATCGAATTCCCGAGGTAGCTCGAAACATTCAAGATAGCGTGCGAAACGCGATTGAAGCGATGACTGGGCTATCAGTGGTGGAAGTAAATGTACATATCATCGATGTTGAATTAAAATCCGAGGAAAAAGTACAACCAGCAGCAACTCCACCTGCTACACAAACGGAAGAATATCAGCGGGTTCGATAA
- a CDS encoding O-sialoglycoprotein endopeptidase: MKNVMVGIDTSNYRTSLCLATEDGEIVAEAKKLLRVKEGERGLQQSEAVFQHVMNLPELCDQLKLQEYQVKGICVSEKPRPKDGSYMPVFKVGEGLGKSLSLFLRVPLYLTTHQEGHIAAGEFTADDRPANDRFLAVHLSGGTSEILSCKRIETGYQIDIIGGTIDLHAGQLVDRIGVALKLPFPAGPYLEELAKEVDRAETSTEEFRVSSSVKELTFSFSGPENALLRAIKEKMATPAQIARATEQCVANSLEKALRNAMEAGHGREVLIVGGVAANLYIRERLIKRLEHPAVKGKLFFCDPAYTGDNAYGVAMLGWMKAKGEH, from the coding sequence ATGAAAAACGTGATGGTAGGAATTGACACCAGCAATTATCGGACATCGCTTTGCCTTGCTACAGAAGACGGTGAGATTGTCGCAGAAGCCAAAAAACTCTTGCGTGTGAAAGAGGGAGAACGGGGTTTGCAACAATCGGAAGCCGTCTTTCAGCATGTGATGAACCTTCCTGAACTTTGTGATCAACTAAAATTACAAGAGTATCAAGTAAAGGGGATATGTGTGAGTGAAAAACCTCGTCCGAAAGACGGGTCCTACATGCCTGTTTTTAAAGTGGGTGAAGGTCTAGGTAAATCACTTTCTTTATTTTTGCGTGTCCCTCTTTATCTGACAACGCATCAGGAAGGTCACATCGCGGCAGGCGAGTTTACTGCTGATGACCGACCAGCTAATGACCGATTTTTAGCTGTCCATTTATCTGGAGGAACCAGTGAAATTCTTTCGTGCAAACGCATTGAAACAGGCTACCAGATAGATATCATTGGAGGAACGATCGATCTGCATGCGGGACAACTAGTAGATCGTATAGGAGTAGCTTTGAAACTGCCTTTCCCTGCAGGCCCTTATCTGGAGGAACTGGCAAAAGAGGTAGATCGCGCAGAGACCTCAACAGAGGAGTTCAGGGTATCCTCTTCTGTAAAAGAACTTACCTTTAGCTTCTCTGGTCCAGAAAATGCTTTATTACGAGCAATCAAAGAGAAAATGGCAACCCCAGCTCAGATTGCACGTGCAACGGAGCAATGCGTGGCTAACAGTTTAGAAAAAGCCTTGCGCAATGCGATGGAGGCTGGCCACGGTCGAGAAGTTCTGATTGTAGGCGGTGTGGCTGCTAACCTATACATACGTGAACGCTTGATTAAGCGACTCGAACATCCAGCGGTTAAGGGCAAACTCTTTTTCTGTGACCCTGCTTATACAGGTGATAATGCCTATGGTGTGGCTATGCTAGGATGGATGAAAGCTAAAGGCGAACATTAA
- a CDS encoding DUF2273 domain-containing protein produces the protein MLWELLWEHKGKLLGVLAGFLFGIIYLIVGFWNTLVFIVFIGTGYFIGQKLDRKEDLREILDRILPGKFK, from the coding sequence ATGCTTTGGGAGTTATTATGGGAACATAAGGGGAAACTGTTAGGAGTTCTGGCTGGTTTTCTTTTTGGTATCATTTATTTGATAGTAGGCTTCTGGAACACGCTGGTTTTCATCGTGTTTATTGGGACAGGCTACTTTATCGGACAAAAACTGGATCGAAAAGAAGACCTGCGAGAAATTCTCGATCGGATTTTACCTGGCAAATTTAAATAG
- the nusB gene encoding transcription antitermination factor NusB, with product MKRRIAREKAVQILFQIDMAEVELHHALQMVMEDSSQDNKYLLYLVEGALNNLDSIDEAVKQYLRGWQLDRIANVDRAILRLAFFELMFEDGVPARVIVNEAIELAKLFSDDQSYRFVNGVLSNYLQSNERVETQE from the coding sequence ATGAAACGCAGAATTGCACGCGAAAAAGCGGTTCAAATCCTTTTTCAAATCGACATGGCTGAGGTTGAGCTACACCATGCTTTACAGATGGTAATGGAAGACAGCTCACAAGATAATAAATACCTTTTGTACCTGGTAGAAGGCGCATTAAATAATTTAGATTCCATTGATGAAGCAGTAAAACAATATCTGCGTGGGTGGCAATTGGATCGTATTGCAAATGTAGATCGAGCGATTTTACGCCTTGCCTTTTTTGAATTGATGTTTGAAGATGGAGTACCTGCCCGCGTAATAGTGAATGAAGCGATTGAGCTAGCGAAGCTGTTTAGCGACGATCAGTCTTATCGTTTTGTGAATGGCGTGCTGTCTAATTATCTGCAAAGCAATGAAAGAGTAGAAACTCAAGAATAA
- the spoIIIAB gene encoding stage III sporulation protein SpoIIIAB yields the protein MLKIGAAIVVLVSASLIGIQLGKRYSDRVKELRALLHSLQMLETEIVYGATPLSLAFEKISVRVTHSIGNLYKRASELLQTNAGESTQMVWQTALEQTWSLTALRKEEKEILKNLGYVMGNSDREDQKKHLQLTVFHLRGLEEEAKEEQLKYEKMYKNLGFLGGLLIVILMM from the coding sequence ATGCTTAAGATAGGGGCAGCCATCGTAGTGCTAGTGTCAGCCTCTCTCATTGGTATCCAGCTTGGAAAGCGTTATAGCGACCGAGTGAAAGAATTAAGAGCTTTGCTTCACTCCTTGCAAATGCTAGAGACGGAGATCGTGTATGGAGCTACGCCCCTCTCGCTAGCCTTTGAAAAAATTTCTGTTCGAGTGACCCACAGCATTGGGAATCTGTACAAGCGGGCTAGTGAGCTATTGCAAACAAACGCAGGCGAATCCACTCAAATGGTCTGGCAAACCGCATTAGAGCAGACGTGGAGCTTAACTGCACTGCGAAAAGAGGAGAAGGAAATTTTAAAGAACCTAGGCTATGTGATGGGAAATTCTGATCGAGAGGACCAGAAGAAACATCTGCAACTAACAGTCTTTCATTTACGAGGGTTAGAAGAAGAGGCCAAGGAAGAACAGCTCAAGTATGAAAAAATGTACAAAAATTTAGGATTTTTAGGCGGACTTCTCATTGTCATATTAATGATGTAA
- the spoIIIAD gene encoding stage III sporulation protein AD → MDIVQIVGLGLVATLLALVIKEQKPLFAFLLAIVSGVIIFTFLIGKISDVIRVLEKLAVHADLNLVFLSTILKIIGIAYIAEFGAQVTRDAGQGAIASKIELAGKVLILVMAVPIIQIIIETVVNLLPA, encoded by the coding sequence TTGGACATCGTACAAATTGTCGGTCTGGGCTTAGTAGCAACGCTTCTCGCCCTTGTTATCAAAGAACAAAAACCCTTATTCGCCTTTTTACTGGCTATCGTAAGCGGTGTCATCATTTTTACCTTTTTAATTGGCAAGATATCTGATGTTATTCGTGTTTTAGAAAAGTTAGCTGTCCATGCAGACCTCAACCTTGTGTTTCTTAGCACGATTCTAAAGATTATTGGGATTGCTTACATTGCCGAATTTGGAGCGCAGGTGACAAGAGATGCTGGACAAGGGGCAATCGCCTCCAAGATCGAATTGGCTGGCAAAGTGCTAATTCTTGTCATGGCTGTTCCGATTATTCAAATCATTATTGAAACAGTCGTCAATTTACTGCCTGCTTAA
- a CDS encoding SpoIIIAH-like family protein gives MILRKQTVWLLTMLAVMVVLSGYYMVKGPNDQVPATTDHKEAQKEDQSITGIEVDTKQLDQPMQDAKPVESKGEVDKATAQSSGKDVEKPNQKAANKTPATATAPDTTTFPAPESADVFQGYKLKREAMTQLQKDEQTAIMTNSNSTPQAIAEANTRLEELSTLEQQTLALEELIKTKGYKDCVVNTQKESVSIIVQKDKVDSKEAIKLIALAKQHLNVPGKNITVSFQP, from the coding sequence ATGATTTTACGTAAACAAACAGTCTGGTTGTTAACAATGCTTGCGGTAATGGTCGTGTTGTCCGGATATTATATGGTTAAAGGTCCAAATGATCAGGTGCCGGCAACCACTGATCATAAAGAAGCACAAAAGGAAGATCAATCGATCACAGGGATTGAAGTAGATACCAAGCAATTAGACCAGCCAATGCAAGATGCAAAACCTGTTGAAAGCAAAGGAGAAGTAGATAAAGCTACAGCACAGTCTTCTGGCAAAGATGTTGAGAAGCCGAATCAAAAAGCCGCCAATAAAACTCCAGCCACAGCCACAGCTCCCGATACGACGACATTTCCTGCACCAGAATCAGCTGATGTTTTCCAAGGATATAAGCTGAAACGAGAAGCGATGACCCAATTGCAAAAGGATGAGCAAACAGCTATTATGACCAACTCCAATTCAACTCCTCAAGCGATAGCAGAAGCAAATACACGTTTAGAGGAATTATCCACGCTTGAGCAACAAACACTAGCATTAGAAGAGCTAATCAAAACAAAGGGCTATAAGGATTGCGTAGTAAATACCCAAAAGGAAAGCGTCAGCATTATTGTGCAGAAGGATAAGGTTGATTCGAAGGAAGCAATTAAATTGATTGCTCTTGCCAAACAACATTTAAATGTTCCAGGCAAAAATATTACAGTTAGTTTTCAACCCTAA
- the accC gene encoding acetyl-CoA carboxylase biotin carboxylase subunit — protein sequence MFQKILIANRGEIAVRVIRACRELGIQTVAVYSEADREALHVKLADEAYCIGPTASKDSYLNMASIMSVATKVGADAIHPGYGFLAENADFAEICSACNITFIGPDPEAITGMGDKSTAKDTMKRAGVPTVPGTDGLIESIAEALDTAKEIGYPVMVKATAGGGGRGMRVAVDDEDLEKAIRQAQNEAKTAFGNAGVYLEKFVEGPRHVEIQIMGDKHGNVVYLGERDCSIQRRHQKLVEEAPSPALSQELRKQMGEAAVAAAQAVNYHGAGTVEFLLDKHGQFYFMEMNTRIQVEHPVTEMITGIDLIKEQISVAYGNQLSFTQDDIVLDGWSIECRINAENPAKGFMPSPGKIEGYLAPGGFGVRIDSAVYPGYTIPPYYDSMIAKVIVWGKTREEAIERMKRALQELMIEGVHTTIPFHLKLLEHDVFISGQFDTKFLETYDLHLNDL from the coding sequence ATGTTTCAAAAGATTCTCATTGCCAACCGCGGTGAAATTGCCGTGCGCGTTATCCGTGCATGCCGCGAATTAGGTATCCAAACGGTTGCTGTATACTCTGAGGCAGATCGAGAAGCCTTGCATGTAAAGCTCGCGGATGAGGCTTACTGTATAGGACCTACTGCTTCGAAAGACAGCTATTTAAATATGGCAAGTATCATGAGCGTTGCGACCAAAGTGGGAGCAGATGCGATTCATCCGGGATATGGATTTTTAGCAGAGAATGCTGATTTTGCTGAGATTTGCTCGGCTTGTAACATCACTTTTATCGGACCAGATCCAGAAGCAATAACTGGTATGGGAGATAAATCCACAGCTAAAGATACCATGAAGCGTGCAGGGGTTCCTACTGTACCGGGTACGGACGGGCTGATCGAAAGCATTGCTGAAGCTTTGGATACGGCAAAAGAGATTGGATATCCTGTTATGGTCAAGGCTACGGCAGGCGGAGGCGGTCGAGGCATGCGAGTAGCTGTAGATGACGAGGATTTAGAGAAAGCAATTCGTCAAGCTCAAAATGAAGCAAAAACCGCATTTGGAAATGCTGGCGTTTATTTAGAAAAATTCGTTGAAGGTCCTCGTCACGTGGAGATTCAAATCATGGGCGATAAGCATGGTAATGTGGTTTACCTTGGAGAACGTGACTGCTCCATTCAACGACGCCACCAAAAATTAGTCGAAGAAGCTCCATCTCCAGCGCTAAGTCAAGAGTTGCGCAAACAGATGGGAGAGGCTGCTGTAGCTGCCGCTCAAGCTGTAAATTATCATGGTGCAGGTACGGTAGAATTCCTATTGGACAAACACGGCCAATTCTACTTCATGGAAATGAATACTCGTATTCAAGTAGAACATCCGGTAACCGAAATGATTACAGGGATCGACCTTATTAAAGAGCAAATCAGTGTTGCATATGGCAACCAACTGTCCTTTACACAGGACGATATCGTCTTGGACGGCTGGTCCATTGAGTGCCGTATCAATGCTGAAAATCCGGCAAAGGGCTTTATGCCATCACCGGGTAAAATTGAGGGCTACCTAGCTCCGGGTGGGTTTGGTGTTCGAATTGATAGCGCTGTATACCCTGGATATACGATTCCGCCTTACTATGATTCCATGATTGCCAAGGTAATCGTTTGGGGAAAAACGCGTGAGGAAGCGATCGAGCGCATGAAGCGCGCTTTGCAGGAATTAATGATCGAAGGCGTTCATACGACAATTCCTTTCCACTTAAAATTATTAGAGCATGATGTTTTTATCAGTGGACAATTTGATACAAAATTTTTAGAGACATACGATCTTCATTTGAATGATCTCTAG
- the spoIIIAG gene encoding stage III sporulation protein AG, with protein sequence MLNSLKKLIQSKDEPKKMKPLHYFIILLCLGAAFMIFTDFLSFTPDIAREQEGTYSSVQPPDDPVKSAPAFSSHATGGDLIREYENRFETQLKDILEKVTGVGSVEVMVNLDSTPEVVVEKNREQRQATTNETDKEKATRAQSDQSRNEQVVIMNGSKQEQPVVVKTLKPKVRGVLVVAKGAENIQVKAWITEAVQKTLEVPAYKISILPKK encoded by the coding sequence ATGCTGAATTCATTAAAGAAACTGATTCAATCCAAGGACGAGCCAAAAAAGATGAAGCCGCTTCATTATTTTATTATCCTGCTTTGCTTAGGCGCGGCATTCATGATCTTTACAGATTTTTTGTCGTTCACCCCAGATATAGCACGAGAGCAAGAAGGTACCTATAGTTCTGTACAGCCTCCTGATGATCCGGTTAAAAGTGCTCCCGCTTTCTCTTCTCATGCAACAGGTGGCGATTTAATTCGGGAATACGAGAATCGTTTTGAAACCCAGCTCAAGGATATTTTAGAAAAGGTAACAGGAGTAGGCTCTGTAGAAGTGATGGTGAATCTCGATTCGACTCCAGAAGTGGTGGTAGAGAAAAATCGGGAACAACGACAAGCCACTACAAACGAAACCGATAAAGAAAAAGCGACTCGCGCTCAAAGTGACCAATCCCGCAACGAACAGGTAGTGATCATGAATGGTTCCAAACAAGAACAGCCTGTCGTAGTGAAAACCTTAAAACCTAAAGTGAGAGGAGTGCTGGTTGTAGCAAAAGGAGCCGAAAACATTCAGGTGAAAGCGTGGATTACAGAAGCCGTGCAGAAAACATTAGAAGTACCTGCTTATAAAATTTCTATTTTGCCCAAAAAATAG
- the spoIIIAF gene encoding stage III sporulation protein AF translates to MEWLNLWLRKVVLLVLLAAFLDLILPNTKIQQYVKMVMGLIILLTIMSPVFSIFQITPDEIATKIGMYQNEQNKKKQEKQSQWEQLTQKLIQAKDDQMNQYVSSQLSNLLAEKVKLTFGVTLSDVAIRFASHGTREQAIKEITATIGPDQPPTNKARQVRKEGINSPIEKITPIQSVEINLNNQQERSERKDEAVVASASVAKQDPLHAEIAAYLAKECGVEIKQVQIIAPKREAEKR, encoded by the coding sequence ATGGAATGGTTGAATCTCTGGTTGCGAAAGGTTGTTCTGCTAGTGTTGTTAGCCGCCTTTCTGGATCTTATTCTGCCCAATACGAAGATACAGCAATACGTGAAAATGGTGATGGGTCTTATTATTTTGCTAACAATCATGTCGCCAGTCTTCTCTATATTTCAAATTACGCCAGATGAAATAGCCACAAAAATTGGCATGTACCAAAACGAGCAGAACAAGAAAAAGCAAGAGAAACAGTCACAGTGGGAGCAATTAACCCAGAAATTAATTCAAGCCAAAGATGATCAAATGAACCAATATGTCTCCTCACAATTAAGTAATCTGCTTGCTGAAAAGGTAAAGCTGACTTTTGGGGTGACGCTCTCAGATGTAGCGATTCGGTTTGCATCGCATGGCACCAGAGAACAAGCAATAAAAGAAATCACAGCAACGATTGGGCCCGATCAACCTCCTACAAATAAAGCCCGGCAAGTACGGAAGGAAGGGATAAATTCACCTATTGAAAAAATTACGCCGATCCAATCTGTTGAGATAAATCTAAATAATCAACAAGAAAGAAGTGAGAGAAAGGATGAAGCCGTTGTAGCTTCTGCTTCGGTGGCAAAACAAGACCCGCTTCATGCAGAGATTGCGGCGTATCTTGCAAAGGAATGCGGTGTGGAAATAAAGCAGGTCCAAATAATTGCTCCCAAACGGGAAGCGGAAAAGCGCTGA
- the spoIIIAA gene encoding stage III sporulation protein AA yields MKHILSLLPTEIRAVIAALPVNVQEHVEEIRLRQNLPIEIRYGHQASYVTPTGQLTANFRQGWMFREDSSVKLLNQISQHSLYALEEELKRGYITVVGGHRIGIAGRVVLEHGDVKGIRDITSFNIRIAREKKGVARDILAYLFDQGQFQSTLVISPPQCGKTTLLRDLARSISYGNEWSSSKKVGIVDERSEIAGCYNGIPQRDVGPRTDVLDACPKAIGMMMMIRSMSPDLVVVDEIGRQEDSEAIWEALHAGVGVLCSAHGISLEDIAKRPTISRLIKERVFKRYVILSRKHGAGTMDGLYDEHLRSIQKEKVICLR; encoded by the coding sequence ATGAAACATATCTTGTCTTTGTTGCCGACAGAGATTCGTGCCGTGATAGCCGCTCTGCCTGTAAACGTGCAAGAACATGTAGAAGAGATTCGACTAAGACAAAATTTACCGATCGAGATTCGTTACGGACATCAGGCTAGTTATGTAACACCCACAGGCCAGCTAACAGCCAATTTTCGCCAAGGGTGGATGTTTCGTGAGGATTCTAGCGTGAAATTGCTTAATCAGATTAGTCAGCACTCGCTTTATGCGCTGGAGGAAGAATTAAAACGTGGCTACATTACGGTTGTCGGAGGACATCGTATCGGTATCGCCGGCAGGGTGGTGTTAGAGCATGGAGATGTTAAAGGAATTCGAGATATTACCAGTTTTAATATAAGGATTGCCCGCGAGAAAAAGGGAGTTGCCAGGGACATTCTAGCCTATTTATTTGATCAGGGGCAGTTCCAATCAACATTGGTTATCTCGCCTCCTCAATGTGGCAAAACAACATTACTTCGTGATTTGGCAAGAAGCATTAGTTACGGGAATGAGTGGTCTTCTAGCAAAAAAGTAGGGATTGTGGACGAACGCTCCGAAATAGCTGGATGCTACAATGGTATTCCTCAACGAGACGTAGGGCCGCGAACCGATGTGTTGGACGCTTGTCCGAAAGCGATTGGAATGATGATGATGATTCGTTCCATGTCACCTGACCTGGTTGTGGTGGACGAAATCGGAAGACAGGAGGACAGCGAAGCGATATGGGAGGCTTTGCATGCAGGGGTGGGAGTGTTATGCAGCGCTCACGGAATTTCGCTTGAAGATATCGCGAAGCGGCCTACGATTTCTCGTTTAATCAAGGAAAGAGTCTTTAAAAGGTACGTGATTCTTAGTCGCAAGCACGGAGCTGGCACAATGGATGGACTATACGATGAACACTTGCGATCGATTCAAAAGGAGAAGGTCATATGCTTAAGATAG
- the accB gene encoding acetyl-CoA carboxylase biotin carboxyl carrier protein yields the protein MFKLHEIREIIKLLDQSSINEFELEADGSKLSIKKSGGVEASQPVVVRSEPVAYTSAPAEQYTLKAAPAPQQAPAAPAVVATPVENEANLHKIVSPMVGTFYTSPEPGAPVYVNPGDRVTPNKVVCIVEAMKLFNEIEAEVTGEIVKVLVEDGQLVEYGQPLFLVKAQ from the coding sequence GTGTTTAAACTGCATGAGATCCGTGAAATTATCAAATTACTGGACCAATCCTCCATTAATGAATTTGAGCTTGAGGCGGATGGCTCCAAGCTCTCTATTAAAAAAAGCGGCGGAGTAGAAGCATCTCAACCAGTTGTTGTACGCTCTGAGCCTGTTGCTTATACATCAGCTCCAGCCGAGCAATACACACTGAAAGCTGCTCCTGCACCACAACAAGCTCCTGCAGCACCAGCTGTTGTGGCTACACCAGTAGAAAATGAGGCTAATTTGCATAAAATTGTTTCTCCAATGGTAGGTACATTCTACACATCTCCAGAACCAGGAGCACCAGTCTATGTAAATCCGGGTGATCGAGTTACGCCAAATAAGGTTGTATGTATTGTAGAAGCAATGAAGTTATTTAATGAAATCGAAGCAGAAGTGACTGGCGAAATCGTTAAAGTCCTAGTTGAAGATGGACAACTAGTAGAATACGGTCAACCTTTATTCTTGGTAAAGGCACAATAA